The genome window CAGCTTGGTACGTCATGGAAGTTAACCACTCTACGTGACCCGCTTTAAACAGACCACCTAACCCCATTAGCATTAACGATACGGTACAGTTGCCTCCGATAAAGTTTTTAACTCCATTAGCTAAGCCCTTATCGATAACGTCCCGGTTCACGGGATCTAAAATGATCAGCGCCTCATCATCCATGCGCAATGAAGATGCAGCATCAATCCAATACCCTTTCCAGCCGGCTTCACGCAACTTGGGGAATACCGCTTTTGTGTAGTCACCACCTTGGCATGAAATAATGGCATCCATCTGTTTCAGCTCATCAATATCCGTTGCATCTTTCAACGTTGGAATTGATTTGCCAATATCAGGACCAGCCTGTCCAGCCTGTGAAGTGGTGAAGAAGACGGGCTCATCGATAAAATCGAAGTCACGCTCTTCTAGCATGCGTTGCATCAGCACAGAACCAACCATTCCGCGCCAACCGACAAAACCTACACGTTTCATTGGAATCCCCAATAATAAATTCTTAAATTAGCGACACAAAAAGGCCGATTCTGCAAAGAACCAACCTGAATGTGTCGACATAGTTATTGTACGATGATTAAGCGCTCAATGCAGCTACTACTGCATCGCCCATTTCAGAAGTACTGACTTGCTGCATTCCCTCTGACATTATATCGGCAGTACGTACATTCTGATCTAACACTCGGCTCACAGCCGCTTCTATACGGTCTGCCGTAGCACCGGCATTTAACGAATAACGCAACATCATTGCAGCCGATAAGATAGTCGCTAAAGGATTAGCCTTACCCTGACCAGCAATATCGGGTGCTGAACCGTGACACGGCTCGTACATGCCTTTACCGTTCTCATCTAATGATGCTGAGGGCAGCATACCAATAGAGCCGGTTAGCATCGCTGCTGCGTCCGACAGGATATCACCAAACATGTTCCCGGTAACCACAACATCAAATTGCTTAGGCGCGCGTACCAATTGCATCGCTGCATTATCAACATACATATGGCTAAGCTCTACATCCGGATAATCCTTAGCAAGCTCCTCCATAATTTCGCGCCACAAAACGGTCACTTCGAGTACATTCGCTTTATCAACTGAACACAAGCGCTTACCACGCTGGCGAGCTGCCTCAAAAGCCACACGACCAATTCGACGGATTTCGTTTTCATCATATACGTAGGTGTTATAACCCTCGCGAATACCGCCTTCTTTCTCACGAATACCGCGCGGCTTACCAAAGTAAATACCACCCGTTAATTCACGAACAATTAATATATCTAAACCAGCCACAATCTCAGGCTTTAACGATGACGCATGCGCCAACTGCGGGTAAAGAATAGCTGGACGCAAGTTACCAAACAGCTGCAAATTAGAACGAATACCCAACAAACCCTTTTCAGGACGGATTTGAAAGTCTGGAATCGTGTCCCACTTAGGGCCACCCACAGCCCCAAGTAGTATTGCATCTGCAGACTGAGCAGCCGCCAACGTGGCTGGCGGCAACGGCACACCATCAGCATCAATTGCTGCGCCACCTACTAACGCTTCAGAAAAAACCAACCCTAACTTATCTTGCTGATTAACTAACTCTAAAACGCGTTTAGCTTCAGTAACAATTTCTGGACCTATGCCGTCACCCGGCAGAATCAGTACACTCTTAGACATATATATTCCAAATCTCTTCAGTCAACTATTAATAAGGCTTGATCGCGTCAAACAACCAAGGCGTTTCTTGGCGACGACGAGCCTCATAAGCCTTTATATCGTCTGCGTTTTGCAATGTAAGGCCGATATCGTCCAGACCGTTTAGCAAGCAATGCTTACGAAAACCATCGACATCAAAAGTCATTTCTGTGCCAGAAGGAGTAACCACCACTTGCTTTTCCAAGTCGATAGATAATTGATAGCCTTCTTGGGACTCGACTTCATTAAACAACTGATCGACTTGCTCTTCGTCTAAAACGATTGGCAATAGACCATTTTTAAAGCAGTTGTTATAAAAAATATCCGCAAAACTAGGCGCTATAACACAACGAATCCCAAAATCTTCTAACGCCCAAGGTGCATGCTCACGACTAGAACCACAACCAAAGTTCTCACGAGCTAGCAGAACAGATGTACCTTGATAGCGAGGTAGGTTAAGGACAAACTCTTTATTTAAGGGACGGCCTGAACAATCTTGGTCTGGCTGCCCTTCATCCAAATAGCGCAACTCATCAAACAGGTTAGGACCAAAACCTGAACGCTTAATAGATTTCAAAAACTGCTTGGGAATGATCATATCTGTATCAACATTGGCGCGATCTAATGGCGCAGCGATACCGGTATGCACTGTAAACTTTTTCATTTTATATCTCCGCTACTTAGGCGCCCATTAACTCACGAACATCAACAAAATGGCCCGTGACTGCTGCTGCCGCCGCCATAGCTGGGCTAACTAAATGTGTACGACCACCAAAGCCCTGACGCCCTTCGAAGTTTCGGTTACTAGTCGAAGCGCAATGCTCGCCATTGCCTAACTTATCCGGATTCATAGCCAAGCACATTGAGCAACCGGGTTCACGCCACTCCAGCCCCGCTTCAATGAATATTTTATCCAAACCTTCCTGTTCGGCTTGCTGCTTAACCAGCCCTGAGCCAGGTACAACCAACGCCTGTTTAATAGTGCCAGCTACCTTGCGCCCTTTTACCACCTCTGCTGCAGCGCGAAGGTCTTCAATACGCGAATTTGTGCAAGAGCCAATGAAGACGCGATCCAACTGAATATCAGTAATTTTCTGATCTGCCGCCAGACCCATGTAGGTTAAAGCGCGACGAATACCATCTGCTTTAACTTCATCAGCTTCGTTTAATGGGTTAGGCACTGTAGCCTTAACGTCGACAACCATCTCTGGCGACGTTCCCCATGTGACCTGAGGAATGATATCTTCAGCTTTGATAACGACAACTTTATCAAAGACAGCATCATCATCCGAAACTAAGGTCTTCCAGTAAGCACACGCTGCATCCCATTGCTCACCCTTAGGAGAGAATGGGCGGTCTTTAAAGTAATCGATGGTCTTCTGATCAACAGACACCATACCAACGCGAGCACCGGCTTCGATAGCCATATTACAAATGGTCATGCGGCCTTCCATAGAAATACTATGGATAGCATCTCCACCAAATTCGATAGCGCACCCGTTACCGCCAGCTGTCCCTATAACACCTATAATATGCAAGATAACGTCTTTAGCTGTAACACCAAAACCTAACTCACCATCAACACGCACCAGCATATTTTTCATTTTCTTAGCGATCAGGCACTGCGTTGCTAATACATGCTCAACTTCAGAGGTACCAATACCATGGGCCAAGGCACCAAAAGCGCCATGAGTCGACGTATGTGAATCACCGCAAACCACAGTTGTACCAGGCAAGGTCATACCCTGCTCCGGCCCTATGACATGCACGATACCTTGTCGAGTATCGTTCATTTTGAATTCAAAAATACCAAAATCATCACAGTTAGCATCCAGCGTCTTAACTTGAATACGCGACACTGAATCAACTATCTCATCAACACCGCCTGCCCGCGGAGTGGTCGGCACATTATGGTCAGGTGTTGCCAAGTTAGCATCGATACGCCAAGGCTTACGATTAGCCAAGCGCAACCCTTCAAACGCCTGAGGTGATGTCACTTCGTGTAAAATATGGCGATCAATATATATAAGCGCACTACCATCATCGTTTTGACGAACTAAATGCTGATCCCACAATTTGTCATATAAGGTCTTGCCAGCCATAGGAATACTCCCCAATTAGGCATTATTGTTCTCGTTAAGCAGCCGCTCGAAAGCCACCCAAATTATATGGTTATGCTATAGAAGCCCGCCAAATAACACAAATTCATTATTTTTATACAAACGATTCCTTAAAGGAATAACAGAGGATCAGCTTGCCCCTTTCGCCTGATTCCAGCGAATACATTCTTCTAGCGTCACACCTGACCCACCAAAGATATTAAGGGCACTTCCAATGGTTAAATCCACCTTTCCGGATGAAAGCTGATTAACCAACTTCAAGTCCGCTAAAGAACGAGCGCCACCAGCATAAGTAACAGGTATAGAGCACCAGTCACCCAACTTATCTACCAATTGCTCATCGATTCCCGCTTGCAACCCCTCAACGTCAGCAGCATGAATTAAAAACTCAGCACAATGTTTTTCTAGCTCAGCCAAGGTTGCGCCATCAATAATGGTGTCTGTTACTGTCTGCCAGCGGTTAGTCGCGATTTGCCAACCTTTGTTGGTTTGGCGACAACTCAAATCCAAAACCAAACGCTCGACACCTACTTCTTGCTTTATTTTATCAAGACGAGCCCATGAAAACTGACCATCCTCGAACAAGTAAGAAGTCACAATGACATGAGAGGCGCCTGCCTCAAGATAAGACGCAGCATTAGCATGGTTAACACCACCACCAAACTGCAAACCACCAGGCCATGCACCTAATGCCTTTAACACCTGCTCTTCATTACCCGGCCCCAGAGCAATAACATGTCCGCCCTGCAAGCCATGCTGATGATATAAGCCAGCATAATATTCGGCATCATGCTGGCTTATAAAGTTGGTTTGAGCACCTTGATCGCTCAAGCTACCTCCAACAATTTGCTTAACCTGGCCCTGGTGAAGATCGATACAAGGTCTGAAAAATGTCACAGCCACTCCTAACATCAGCGCTTAAAATTTATTTGATGGATTATAAACGTTCCGACCCATAATGCAGAATGAGTACGCGAATAAAATACACAAGATTTTAAGCCATCAAACAGCAGGGCAAAGTATATGAATGAATTAGAAAGATAAGAAAGATAACATTTCAGAGAAGCCTTACGAGCGCAAGACTCTTATGTTTAGAAATTGGTGCCCGGAGCCGGAATCGAACCGGCACGACCGTTAAGTCGCAAGATTTTAAGTCTTGTGTGTCTACCAATTTCACCATCCGGGCAAAATTTCTTTTCCAGCTTAAGCAGAGCTTAAACATGGAGGCGCGGGTCGGAATCGAACCGGCGTACACGGAGTTGCAGTCCGCTGCATGACCACTCTGCCACCGCGCCTTACGTTTTGATTGGAGCGGGAAACGAGATTCGAACTCGCGACCCCGACCTTGGCAAGGTCGTGCTCTACCAACTGAGCTATTCCCGCATCACTCAAAACGTGGGGCGTATTATAGAGAGATCTGAGACGGTGTCAACACGCTTTTACAATAAATTTTTACTTAAAGATTAAATACTTACATTTCACTCGTGAGAACAGGCCATGCGGCCTTCAAATAAATGATCATAGACCATAAAGTCAAAATAGCAGCACCATACATCGCCACGATACCAACCCAGGACAAAGCGGAAAATGGCGTAAACGAAACCAACAACAATATTGAAATCATCTGAAGGGCCGTTTTTATTTTACCTATGTAAGATACAGCCACATTAGCCCGCTTACCTACTTCAGCCATCCATTCACGCAATGCTGATATCACTATTTCCCGCCCAATTATAATGATGGCCGGAACAGTCATCCATAACGCCGAAAAAGTTTGCGTTAGCACGACCAGCGCCGCAGCAACAATCAACTTGTCCGCAACTGGATCTAGAAAAGCACCTAACGCTGAGGTCTGATTCCAACGACGCGCCAAATAACCATCAAACCAATCCGTAATCGCAGCCAAAGCAAAAATCACCCCTGCTGAAAAATGCGCGTACGGAACTGGCAAATAATAAATAAGAATAAATACCGGGATCAAAACAATCCGCAGCAAGGTTAATAGATTGGGTATATTCATGGATAACAGCACCTGTCCTGACAGTTCCCTGTCAATCTTCTGGATGTAACGCTCCATAGATCTCCTCTGCGAGCGCGCTGCTTATGGTAGAGACTTTGGCAATTTCTGCAACACTCGCTCGCTCAATTGCTTGAATACCACCAAAATGCTTCAGCAACTCTCGTCTTCTTTTAGGCCCTACACCGGGAATCCCTTCTAAACGTGATTGGTTCCTGGCTTTTCCGCGCCTTGCCCGATGGCCTGTAATAGCAAATCTATGCGCTTCATCACGTATATGCTGAACAAGATGAAGAGCAGATGAATCCGACGCCAATGTAACCTCTTGACCAGTTTCAGCAACAATTAGCGTCTCAAAACCCGCCTTGCGGGTCGTCCCTTTCGCAACGCCTATAATCTGCACTTCATTAATCTGCAACTCACGTAAAACATCCACTGCTTGCGTGACCTGACCTTTACCGCCATCGATAAACAGTATGTCAGGCAAAGCTCCCTCACCTTTTTTAATGCGAGTGTAACGCCTAGTTAGCGCTTGATGCATAGCGGCATAATCATCTCCGCCAGTTATACCTTCGATATTAAAGTGACGGTAGTCTTTCTTCAATGGTCCGTTATGATCAAACACAACACAAGAGGCGACCGTTGCCTCACCTGAGCTGTGGGATATATCGAAACATTCAAGGCGTTTGGGAATAGCATCAAGGTTAAAAGCCTCTTGCAACTGAACAAATCGCTGATACATAGTTTGCTTACTGGCCAAATGACTAGACAGCTGCTGCTCAGCATTGGTCAATGCCAGCTTTTGCCAACCGGCTCTTTCACCTTTCACACGGTAATTGACGCTCACTTTTTTACCACGATGCTCCGTCAAGGCCTCTTCTAAACACGCTTTATCATCCAAGTCATGGCTACAAATAATGACATCTGGCAACTCTCGCGCACTGCCCAAGTACCACTGAGCTATAAAGGCTGATAACACTTGTTCAGGACTATCCTCTATAGAGACTTTGGGGTGAACCGCTTTACTGCCAACAATCCGCCCACCTCGCACATACAGAACATGCACACAAACACCCCCGGGCAATATAGCGCAGGCAATTACGTCAGCATCCCCCGCATCGCCAGCAACAAACTGCTGCTCTTGTATAAGCTGCAAACTGCTGATTTGATCACGATAGACAGCAGCTCTTTCAAAATCCAATGATGCAGCGGCCACTTCCATCTGATCCGCTAATTCCTTCATAATCACATGGCTTTTTCCCTGCAAAAACATGCTCGCATGCCGAACATCTTCTTGATAAGCCTCTTCCGTAATGGCCTTAACACAGGGTGCACTGCAACGGTCTATTTGATACTGCAAACAAGGTCTTGAGCGGTTTTTAAAAAACGTATCGTCACACTGACGAATTTTAAACAGCTTTTGCAAGATCCCCAATGTATCGTTAATCGCCGCGCGGCTTGGAAAGGGCCCAAAGTAGCTTCCTTTTTTACGTTTAGCTCCACGATGAAAACTTAGCAACGGATAAGTATCTTTATCAGAAACAAAAATATAGGGATAACTTTTGTCGTCCCTCAACAAAATATTGTAGGGAGGCCGGTACTCCTTAATCAAATTTTGTTCTAGCAACAGCGCTTCAGTTTCACTGTTAGTGACTGTTACATCTATCGTGCGTATGTGGCTGACCAGCGCTTGCGTCTTAACTGTCAGCCCTGTTGCTCGAAAATAACTAGATACTCGCTTTTTTAGATTCTTCGCTTTACCAATATATAGCAGCTCACCGGCAGCATCTCGCATTTGGTAAACACCAGGCCGCTGTGTTAAGCGAGCGAGAAATGCCTGACTATCAAAGCCATCTAATGTGGTGTCGTTGTTATTACGTGACTGTGCCATTAGCTCTCTGTTTTTACTTCGTGTAATGCTTTATTAGCCTGCATATGAATATGCGTTGCCTTTTGATGTATAGCTTCTAGACGCTTTCGTGTTTCATCATTAATACCGGCACCACGAGATAGCGACACCTCAAGATAAACGCTAATTTCTGCAAAATAATACAAGCGAGCATTAAATGATTTAGCGCGCTTTAGTTTTGCCATGGAGGTTTGAGCGCCGTTCATCAATATTGTATTGATGTTAGTGTCAGAAAGAACCGGAAAACGGTGTAGCTCTCGCTGATCCAGTTCTGGCTCACCCTTAGTAGAGATATCGATCATATTCACGCCCTAGCTCAAAAATAGTCTGTAACGATATGATGTCATTATTAACACGCCATCGCTATAGTGAGGCACCACAGACAATAAGCTTACGCATTAAATATACCAACAGATGGACGTTTAATTGTGACCACAGACCGTCTAATAATTGATATTAAAAACGATATTGATTGGCTCAAGGCATCTCAGCCTCTCATGCGGCATAGCAACATCCATTTTTTTAACACACATCAGCCATTAACCCAAAACACCCAAAGCTTAGTCGCTTACGGTAAGCCACCTACCTTCAGGTTAGGGCATTTATTTGAGGAGGTTGTCGACCGCTTTATTAGCCTTACCTCTAAACTTGAGACGGTAGCGCGCAACATTCAAATACGTAACAGCAAAACCACATTAGGTGAGCTAGATTTTCTTTACAGAAATTGTATTGACGGGTCTATCACGCATTTAGAAGTCGCTGTTAAATTTTATTTGTTTTTCCCTGATGACACATGCCTCAACGAAGCATTACCAATACCGAGCCTAGCGAAATTTATCGGGCCAGGCAGTAAAGATAGACTCGATAAAAAATGGTCGCGCCTTACCAGCCATCAGCTGCAGCTCACTGCAAACCCAGTAACTCAAGCCGCACTAACAGCCCTAGACTTACCTTTACCTCATAAAAGTGAGCTTCTATTAACCGGTATTCTATTTTATCCGTATCAAGCCGATCGTTTTGATTTAATTAAACAACATGTAGGACTAGAAGAGGTCATCCACCCCAACCACCAGCATGGATGGTGGCTACCCAGAAAAGAAATCGACCAAATTAAAACTCAAGCACTGAACGAACATTGGCAATTTTTATTATTACCCAAACACCACTGGATAGCGGGAGCGTCGCACTATGATGCGCAAGAAATAGAGAATAAAAGCTTAAGTTTTACTGCATTGAAAGCAATGCTAGATAAGCGTCATATCGCACTACCTATTATGATTGCCTGTATACAAAAACATAAAGATGGCTTTAAAGCCGTCGCAAGGGGATTTATTGTAGAAGATAACTGGCCGCACACACCCTCTGGTAGCAACAAACAGACAGATCAAAATAGCAAAAACCTATCAACATGACACGCCATACTCTTCAAGGCTTAGTTTAAGCGCTTATAGCATAACTTGCCTTGTTGATAAGTTGGGGGGGGCTTGTGCGGCAACTAATCGGCTAGGAGTTACTTTCCAGCAGACTGGGCAGCTTCAGCTTTTTCAGCATCAGCAGCGATGTTTTTCTTTAAAAAACGCACCCCCACTACCACTAGCGCAATACATACAACAACAATAGCTACACTGGGAACAAACGACATCATACTGTATTTATCGAAGCCTAACATAAACATATACCTTTATTTATTGTCACAAGAATACAGCAATTATAGTCATTTATTGATCTAGCTCAAATCGCTTTAGTAGGCTTGACGTGTCCATCCGACCCCCACCCAAAGTCTGAACTTCAGCATAATAGCTATCGACAAGCTTTGTCACGGGTAGTTGCGCACCGTTTCTAGACGCTTCATTCAACGCAATGCCTAGGTCTTTACGCATCCAGTCAACCGCAAAGCCAAAGTCATACTCACCAGCCAACATTGTTTTGTGACGGTTAGCCATTTGCCATGAGCCAGCGGCGCCGTGCTGAATTAACTCAAAGACTTGGTGAGCATCTAAACCGGCTTTTTGAGCAAACTGAACGCCCTCTGCCAACCCCTGCAAAAGACCAGCAATACAAATTTGATTAACCATTTTAGCGAGCTGACCACTACCAACTGGGCCTAATAATTTAATCGATTTACCATAGGCTTCCATCACAGGTCTAGCAATAGCAAATGCCTCGTCAGAGCCTCCCACCATTACACTTAAAACACCATTCTCTGCTCCAGCCTGACCACCGGAAACGGGGGCATCTAAAAATTGAACGTTAACTTCAGCCGCTTTTTCACTGATTTCTCGCGCCGCTTCTGCTGATGCGGTTGTATGATCAACCAATATAGCCCCAGGCATTAAAGACTTCAGCACACCATCGCTGCCTGACGTCACTTCACGTAAGTCATCGTCATTACCGACACATACAAAAACAATGCTCGCCTCTCTAGCGGCCTCTTTTGGCGTTAAGGCCAGCTGGCCAGAGAACTCAGCCACCCAACTCTGCGCTTTTGATTGCGTGCGATTATATACAGTGACATCGTGCCCGGCGGCAGCTAAGTGCCCCGCCATAGGGTATCCCATTGTGCCTAAACCAATAAAAGCGACTTTCATATTATTAATCCTTATTTGTTTATTAACCGTATACTCATTTTATTTGCATTAAAATGCAGCTAATAGTTTGTACCTTTGTCATTTACCATGGAGCTTGTATGCGCCCTACGTTACAAAAAGCATTGTTAATGCGCTATTTTTTACCCAGCCTAATCATTTTGCTTAATGTATTAAATACTGCCAAAGCAGATGACAGTATGATGTTTAGCGAACTTGCTTTTCCAGACACAAATGGCACAACAATCAACATGACAGATTTCAAAGGCAAGATTGTACTGTTAAATTTTTGGGCGACCTGGTGCCCTCCTTGCGTTAAAGAAATGCCCTCTATGCAACGCTTGAAAAATCACTTTGCCGACCAACCATTTGAGATTGTCGCGATCTCTGCTGGGGAAGAAAGCGAAGCAGTTACTGAGTTTTTACCTCGCTTGAACACCGATTTTACCTTTCCTATTTTAGTTGATGCCAAAGGTATATCATTTATGGCACTCGGCATTAAAGGACTCCCTATGAGCTTCCTATTAAACAAAGACGGTAAAAGCATTTTAACTATTATGGGTGGTCGAGAGTGGGATGACGAAACACAAATCAAGCTCATTGAAAATGCCCTGGCTGGTAAGCCATTACAGTAACTGAGTACCAGCTTGTCCAACTATGCAGACACAAAAAAGCCGACGATTAGTCGGCTTTTTTATATGTGAATGGTAAGCGAATTAACTAGCCTGCAAGTACACCTGCTCTGCAGCCTTAAGCGCTTTGCCTGCTTGTACAGAAGCTCCCATTCCCAGCAACGTACTTTCCAGCGCAGAAAGACATAAGGTTACATTGCGGCGATTAGCTGAACTACCCATCAAGCCAATACGCCATACCTTACCAGCTAAATCTCCCAAACCGGCTCCAATCTCAAGGCCGTACTCGCTTAACAAAGTCGAGCGAACCTTAGCATCATCTACTCCTTCAGGAATAATGACTGAATTTAGCTGAGGCAGTCGATTAGCTTCATCAACCAAAAAACCGATGCCCATTGCTTCTAAGCCAGCTTTTAAAGCTTGATGATGAAACGCGTGACGCTGCCAAGACTCCTCTACGCCCTCTTCGTGTAAAATAACCAACGACTCATGCAGCGCATACAAAGCATTAACAGGAGCAGTATGGTGATAAGCTCGCTTACCTTCTCCTCCCCAATACCCCATGACCAAATTGGTATCTAAAAACCAACTCTGAACACTTGCCGTGCGGTTTTTAACCTTATCTACCGCCTTGGCACTCAAACTAATGGGTGAAATCCCCGGCGCGCACGAGAGACATTTTTGCGTTCCTGAATAAATCGCATCAATCCCCCATTCATCAACCCGCAACTCTGTTCCCCCTAGGGATGTAACCGCATCAACAATAGTCAGTGCCCCTCTCTCTTGCGCTAAAGCACAAAGAGCTTTGGCATCAGAGCTAACACCGGTTGAAGTCTCTGCATGAACAAAAGCCAAAATAGCGGCATCCGGATGCGCATCAAAAGCAGCAGCTACTTTATCCAAGCTCACCGCAGAACCCCATGCATCCATCACCATAACCGCTTCGCCGCCCGCACGCTCTACATTCTCCTTCATGCGGCCGCCAAAAACACCGTTCTGGCACACTATAACTTTATCACCCGGCTCAACCAAGTTGACAAAACAAGCTTCCATGCCTGCTGAACCTGGTGCAGATAC of Neptunomonas phycophila contains these proteins:
- the leuB gene encoding 3-isopropylmalate dehydrogenase, which encodes MSKSVLILPGDGIGPEIVTEAKRVLELVNQQDKLGLVFSEALVGGAAIDADGVPLPPATLAAAQSADAILLGAVGGPKWDTIPDFQIRPEKGLLGIRSNLQLFGNLRPAILYPQLAHASSLKPEIVAGLDILIVRELTGGIYFGKPRGIREKEGGIREGYNTYVYDENEIRRIGRVAFEAARQRGKRLCSVDKANVLEVTVLWREIMEELAKDYPDVELSHMYVDNAAMQLVRAPKQFDVVVTGNMFGDILSDAAAMLTGSIGMLPSASLDENGKGMYEPCHGSAPDIAGQGKANPLATILSAAMMLRYSLNAGATADRIEAAVSRVLDQNVRTADIMSEGMQQVSTSEMGDAVVAALSA
- a CDS encoding TlpA disulfide reductase family protein, with product MRYFLPSLIILLNVLNTAKADDSMMFSELAFPDTNGTTINMTDFKGKIVLLNFWATWCPPCVKEMPSMQRLKNHFADQPFEIVAISAGEESEAVTEFLPRLNTDFTFPILVDAKGISFMALGIKGLPMSFLLNKDGKSILTIMGGREWDDETQIKLIENALAGKPLQ
- the leuD gene encoding 3-isopropylmalate dehydratase small subunit, encoding MKKFTVHTGIAAPLDRANVDTDMIIPKQFLKSIKRSGFGPNLFDELRYLDEGQPDQDCSGRPLNKEFVLNLPRYQGTSVLLARENFGCGSSREHAPWALEDFGIRCVIAPSFADIFYNNCFKNGLLPIVLDEEQVDQLFNEVESQEGYQLSIDLEKQVVVTPSGTEMTFDVDGFRKHCLLNGLDDIGLTLQNADDIKAYEARRRQETPWLFDAIKPY
- a CDS encoding DUF1853 family protein → MTTDRLIIDIKNDIDWLKASQPLMRHSNIHFFNTHQPLTQNTQSLVAYGKPPTFRLGHLFEEVVDRFISLTSKLETVARNIQIRNSKTTLGELDFLYRNCIDGSITHLEVAVKFYLFFPDDTCLNEALPIPSLAKFIGPGSKDRLDKKWSRLTSHQLQLTANPVTQAALTALDLPLPHKSELLLTGILFYPYQADRFDLIKQHVGLEEVIHPNHQHGWWLPRKEIDQIKTQALNEHWQFLLLPKHHWIAGASHYDAQEIENKSLSFTALKAMLDKRHIALPIMIACIQKHKDGFKAVARGFIVEDNWPHTPSGSNKQTDQNSKNLST
- the pgsA gene encoding CDP-diacylglycerol--glycerol-3-phosphate 3-phosphatidyltransferase codes for the protein MNIPNLLTLLRIVLIPVFILIYYLPVPYAHFSAGVIFALAAITDWFDGYLARRWNQTSALGAFLDPVADKLIVAAALVVLTQTFSALWMTVPAIIIIGREIVISALREWMAEVGKRANVAVSYIGKIKTALQMISILLLVSFTPFSALSWVGIVAMYGAAILTLWSMIIYLKAAWPVLTSEM
- the leuC gene encoding 3-isopropylmalate dehydratase large subunit — translated: MAGKTLYDKLWDQHLVRQNDDGSALIYIDRHILHEVTSPQAFEGLRLANRKPWRIDANLATPDHNVPTTPRAGGVDEIVDSVSRIQVKTLDANCDDFGIFEFKMNDTRQGIVHVIGPEQGMTLPGTTVVCGDSHTSTHGAFGALAHGIGTSEVEHVLATQCLIAKKMKNMLVRVDGELGFGVTAKDVILHIIGVIGTAGGNGCAIEFGGDAIHSISMEGRMTICNMAIEAGARVGMVSVDQKTIDYFKDRPFSPKGEQWDAACAYWKTLVSDDDAVFDKVVVIKAEDIIPQVTWGTSPEMVVDVKATVPNPLNEADEVKADGIRRALTYMGLAADQKITDIQLDRVFIGSCTNSRIEDLRAAAEVVKGRKVAGTIKQALVVPGSGLVKQQAEQEGLDKIFIEAGLEWREPGCSMCLAMNPDKLGNGEHCASTSNRNFEGRQGFGGRTHLVSPAMAAAAAVTGHFVDVRELMGA
- the hisA gene encoding phosphoribosylformimino-5-aminoimidazole carboxamide ribotide isomerase, which translates into the protein MTFFRPCIDLHQGQVKQIVGGSLSDQGAQTNFISQHDAEYYAGLYHQHGLQGGHVIALGPGNEEQVLKALGAWPGGLQFGGGVNHANAASYLEAGASHVIVTSYLFEDGQFSWARLDKIKQEVGVERLVLDLSCRQTNKGWQIATNRWQTVTDTIIDGATLAELEKHCAEFLIHAADVEGLQAGIDEQLVDKLGDWCSIPVTYAGGARSLADLKLVNQLSSGKVDLTIGSALNIFGGSGVTLEECIRWNQAKGAS
- a CDS encoding excinuclease ABC subunit C — translated: MIDISTKGEPELDQRELHRFPVLSDTNINTILMNGAQTSMAKLKRAKSFNARLYYFAEISVYLEVSLSRGAGINDETRKRLEAIHQKATHIHMQANKALHEVKTES
- the uvrC gene encoding excinuclease ABC subunit UvrC translates to MAQSRNNNDTTLDGFDSQAFLARLTQRPGVYQMRDAAGELLYIGKAKNLKKRVSSYFRATGLTVKTQALVSHIRTIDVTVTNSETEALLLEQNLIKEYRPPYNILLRDDKSYPYIFVSDKDTYPLLSFHRGAKRKKGSYFGPFPSRAAINDTLGILQKLFKIRQCDDTFFKNRSRPCLQYQIDRCSAPCVKAITEEAYQEDVRHASMFLQGKSHVIMKELADQMEVAAASLDFERAAVYRDQISSLQLIQEQQFVAGDAGDADVIACAILPGGVCVHVLYVRGGRIVGSKAVHPKVSIEDSPEQVLSAFIAQWYLGSARELPDVIICSHDLDDKACLEEALTEHRGKKVSVNYRVKGERAGWQKLALTNAEQQLSSHLASKQTMYQRFVQLQEAFNLDAIPKRLECFDISHSSGEATVASCVVFDHNGPLKKDYRHFNIEGITGGDDYAAMHQALTRRYTRIKKGEGALPDILFIDGGKGQVTQAVDVLRELQINEVQIIGVAKGTTRKAGFETLIVAETGQEVTLASDSSALHLVQHIRDEAHRFAITGHRARRGKARNQSRLEGIPGVGPKRRRELLKHFGGIQAIERASVAEIAKVSTISSALAEEIYGALHPED
- a CDS encoding NAD(P)-dependent oxidoreductase, translating into MNNMKVAFIGLGTMGYPMAGHLAAAGHDVTVYNRTQSKAQSWVAEFSGQLALTPKEAAREASIVFVCVGNDDDLREVTSGSDGVLKSLMPGAILVDHTTASAEAAREISEKAAEVNVQFLDAPVSGGQAGAENGVLSVMVGGSDEAFAIARPVMEAYGKSIKLLGPVGSGQLAKMVNQICIAGLLQGLAEGVQFAQKAGLDAHQVFELIQHGAAGSWQMANRHKTMLAGEYDFGFAVDWMRKDLGIALNEASRNGAQLPVTKLVDSYYAEVQTLGGGRMDTSSLLKRFELDQ